The Chiroxiphia lanceolata isolate bChiLan1 chromosome 24, bChiLan1.pri, whole genome shotgun sequence genome has a segment encoding these proteins:
- the CLSPN gene encoding claspin isoform X3 codes for MAAAPGVATAVDLAELPLADLNPDLQKALDSDSDSGQGSCETGQGSASCEDRDSEEEIFVRKKGKSKKVLQDSESEDGEERGSSLQEETLGGDKENGEEKENVAAQRDKKSSRIRQALLDSEDSDTGDQLQTENLETGRMPALAQGELGEERPLKSGKNYRKHKHDVEEEAERKAVGKSRRRKEKEKRMEVLKQPKKEKKPGTEQVDGGKRFPFNDSGCLLDDKELFDNGLEEEDDHPPEDEESLESIRAAVKNKVKKHKNKERFLESEGYKHVFEEEDEEPVLKEPKRKERKAARLSKEAIKQLHSETQRLIRESSVSLPYHVPETKTIHDFYRRRPRPACQGSAMALLKSSKYQLPLNEESAATGNLSRDCKEGPVEGDQSAAAEPERSLGRDVDAAVNEPLAAVGKNLPEDCAEQPRQDNEGSCAVGTVATGDNTEEQQLSNLLSTDGGEQKESEIPLAAGDALEQRGQTAPDVPGETNSHQAGPGLVAQPEKVRKSKLDKLRELGIDLSIKPRICSDNESFINLDEADSNKELEALKARFLKHTLRTSKSKPERAINMNIIRKETTSDGKEELRADVVPAVLAAESLEEMAHTKPGEKLQALKAKLQEAMKLRRTEERQKRQALFKLDNEEMLEEEEEEEEEMTDESEEEEEGDHEESEFLLDEAEEDNEDTEGKHVEDGDKETDKESVDGEKLEKSEHCDSVLKHPSTESTLMLFKDSSSKMGYSLPDEKLEMEEAADKGSTKLEDDDSFSLPTLAKDNSHNSSFEFIGSMIPSYQPCNKQASRGGTFFPAAGGFRSPSPGFFKTSFISSASKSSGKTSEPSLPIEDSQDLYNASPEPKSLFPGAGESRFQFSLEDDTQSQLLDADGFLNVGQHRNKYQSSKHQLPLASMDENAMDANMDELLDLCSGQFSSQAEHVPNPSSSKKQNMEELLNLCSGKFVSQSSPTWASSVSSKAEKDSDIEDPMAEALELCSGSFPTDREEEEEEEQEELDGFQLLTDEDAFASEEDEKDGDSATEEAETSDEEEAVLRHRQGLKKKLKLRDFMEEEAELSGSDVGSEDEYDGEDLNEYEEELIDEELPSEVELGNQIHKLHMKAMLDDDKRQLRLYQERYLPDGDLHSDGPGRTRRFRWKNIDFASQMDLFQGDSDNDEDNEQFDETEVKWRKERFEREQWLREQKEKNKEQEEEEEEIGEDSEFMKLAKKVTAKSLQKKASPAVVARDTALLPRNPFEAFRPASDSQIKNGSLLKRPKAVLQKLAAMSDLNPNAPRNSRNFVFHTLSPEKSEEAKEKSKPQVKKRGPSAVVTSLAKRPRVESTEETSQSRSIFQFLES; via the exons ATTCAGAGGAAGAGATTTTTGTAcgtaagaaaggaaaaagcaagaagGTGCTCCAGGACAGTGAGAGTGAAGATGGAGAGGAGAGAGGCTCGTCCCTGCAGGAGGAGACTCTGGGTGGAGACAAGGaaaatggggaggaaaaggagaacgTTGCTGCCCAGAGGGACAAGAAATCCAGTCGGATTCGCCAGGCTCTGCTGGACAGTGAGGACAGTGACACTGGTGACCAGCTACAGACTGAAAACCTGGAAACAGGCAGGATGCCTGCCTTGGCTCAgggtgagctgggagaggagagaccCCTAAAATCTGGGAAAAATTACAGGAAACACAAACACGATGTTGAAgaggaggcagaaagaaaagctgtaggGAAAtcaagaagaaggaaggagaaggaaaaaagaatggaGGTCCTTAAACAGCcgaaaaaagaaaagaagcctGGGAcagag CAGGTGGATGGTGGTAAGAGGTTTCCCTTCAATGACAGTGGATGTCTTCTGGATGACAAAGAGCTCTTTGATAATGGCTTAGAAGAGGAGGATGATCACCCCCCCGAGGATGAGGAGTCCCTGGAATCCATACGagcagcagtgaaaaacaaagtgaaaaagcaCAAG AACAAGGAACGTTTTTTGGAGAGTGAAGGCTACAAACATGTatttgaggaggaggatgaggagccTGTACTAAAAGAACCAAAGAGGAAG GAGCGGAAGGCAGCAAGGTTAAGTAAAGAGGCCATTAAACAACTGCACAGTGAGACCCAGCGACTCATTAGAG AATCATCCGTGTCTCTCccataccatgtgcctgagacaAAAACCATCCACGACTTCTACAGGCGCAGACCTCGACCAGCCTGCCAAGGAAGTGCCATGGCCTTGCTCAA GTCCTCAAAATACCAGCTGCCCCTAAATGAGGAATCTGCAGCCACTGGGAACTTGAGCAGGGATTGCAAAGAggggccagtggaaggtgatcaatcagcagctgctgaacCAGAAAGGAGCCTTGGCAGAGATGTTGATGCTGCTGTGAATGAGCCtcttgctgctgtggggaagaaCTTGCCAGAGGACTGTGCTGAGCAGCCCAGGCAGGATAATGAGGGTTCCTGTGCAGTTGGGACTGTAGCAACTGGTGATaacacagaggagcagcagctctccaaCCTCCTGAGCACTGACGGTGGTGAGCAAAAGGAGAGTGAAATTCCTCTAGCAGCTGGAGATGCCCTGGAGCAAAGAGGCCAAACAGCACCAGATGTACCAGGTGAAACCAACAGTCACCAGGCAGGGCCTGGATTGGTGGCACAGCCTGAAAAAGTGAGGAAATCCAAGCTGGATAAACTTCGGGAGCTGGGAATAGACCTGTCCATCAAACCAAGAATCTGCTCTGACAACGAATCCTTCATAAACCTCGATGAAGCTGATTCAAACAAAG AACTAGAAGCCCTGAAAGCACGTTTCTTGAAGCACACCCTCAGAACATCAAAATCCAAACCAGAACGGGCCATAAACATGAACATCATCCGTAAGGAGACAACATCTGATGGGAAGGAGGAACTGAGAGCAGATGTGGTGCCAGCAGTGTTGGCTGCAGAGAGCCTGGAGGAAATGGCCCACACAAAGCCAG GGGAGAAGCTCCAGGCCCTGAAGGCCAAGCTGCAGGAGGCCATGAAGCTCCGCAGGACCGAGGAGCGGCAGAAGCGGCAGGCGCTGTTCAAACTGGATAACGAGGagatgctggaggaggaggaggaggaggaggaagagatgaCAGATGagtctgaggaggaggaagaaggtgaCCACGAG GAGTCAGAATTTCTGCTTGATGAAGCAGAGGAAGATAATGAAGATACAGAAGGGAAACACGTTGAAGATGGTGATAAAGAAACGGACAAAGAATCAGTTGAtggagaaaagctggagaaatcTGAGCACTGTGATTCTGTTCTAAAACATCCTTCAACAGAGTCTACATTGATGCTTTTTAAGGACAGCTCCTCAAAAATGGG GTATTCTCTTCCTGATGAGAAACTGGAAATGGAAGAAGCTGCAGACAAAGGCTCTACCAAGTTAG aggATGATGATTCATTTTCTCTGCCAACACTGGCAAAGGACAACAGCCACAACAGCAGCTTTGAGTTCATTGGCTCCATGATCCCGTCCTACCAGCCCTGTAACAAACAGGCCTCCAGGGGAGGGACCttcttccctgcagcaggagggttCAGGTCACCCTCCCCAGGCTTCTTCAAAACAAGCTTCATCAGCTCTGCTTCCAAG AGCTCAGGAAAGACATCTGAGCCCTCCCTTCCCATAGAAGATTCCCAGGACCTGTATAATGCCTCTCCTGAGCCCAAGAGTTTGTTTCCAGGGGCTGGGGAGTCTCGGTTTCAATTTTCCCTGGAAGATGACACTCAGAGCCAGCTGCTTGATGCAGATGG GTTCTTGAATGTTGGACAACACAGGAATAAATACCAGTCCTCCAAGCATCAGCTGCCCCTGGCAAGCATGGATGAGAATGCCATGGATGCCAACATGGATGAGTTGCTGGACCTGTGCTCTGGACAGTTCAGCAGCCAAGCTGAGCATGTGCCaaaccccagcagcagcaaaaagcagaacATGGAAGAACTGCTCAATCTTTGTTCAGGAAAATTCGTGTCTCAGA GTTCTCCCACATGGGCTTCTTCGGTGtcttccaaagcagaaaaagacagTGACATAGAAGATCCAATGGCAGAGGCTCTGGAGCTCTGTTCAGGCTCCTTTCCCACAGACAG ggaagaggaagaggaggaggaacaagAAGAACTTGATGGTTTTCAGCTCTTAACAGATGAAGATGCCTTTGCAAGTGAAGAG GACGAAAAAGATGGAGACAGTGCTActgaagaagcagaaacaaGCGACGAAGAGGAAGCAGTGCTGAGACATAGACAGGGCTTGAAGAAGAAACT AAAACTGCGGGATTTCATggaagaggaggcagagctgtcGGGGAGTGACGTGGGAAGCGAGGATGAGTACGATGGCGAGGACCTGAACGAGTACGAGGAGGAGCTGATCGACGAGGAGCTGCCCAGTGAAGTGGAATTAGGAAACCAAATACATAAACTGCACAT gaaggcCATGCTGGATGACGACAAGCGCCAGCTCCGCCTGTACCAGGAGAGGTACCTGCCTGATGGGGACCTGCACAGCGACGGCCCGGGCAGGACCAGGAGGTTCCGCTGGAAAAACATCG ATTTTGCCTCACAGATGGACTTGTTCCAGGGAGACTCAGATAATGACGAGGACAATGAGCAGTTTGATGAGACAGAAGTGAAGTGGAGGAAGGAGCGATTCGAGCGAGAGCAGTGGCTTCGTGAGCAG aaggaaaaaaacaaagagcaggaggaggaagaggaagaaattggTGAAGACAGTGAATTCATGAAACTAGCAAAAAAAGTGACTGCCAAGTCCCTGCAGAAGAAAG ccagcccagcagtggTGGCACGGGACACTGCCCTGTTACCCAGGAACCCCTTTGAAGCATTCAGACCTGCCAGTGACAGCCAG ATAAAAAATGGGTCTCTCTTGAAGAGACCTAAAGCTGTCCTTCAGAAACTGGCAGCAATGTCAGATCTGAATCCAAATGCCCCTCGAAATTCAAGGAATTTTGTCTTTCATACACTTTCCCCAGAGAAGAGtgaagaagcaaaagagaaatcaaaaccTCAG GTGAAGAAGAGAGGCCCTTCTGCAGTGGTGACATCACTGGCCAAGCGGCCCAGGGTGGAGAGCACAGAGGAAACCAGTCAGAGCAGAAGCATCTTCCAGTTCTTGGAGAGCTGA
- the CLSPN gene encoding claspin isoform X1 translates to MAAAPGVATAVDLAELPLADLNPDLQKALDSDSDSGQGSCETGQGSASCEDRDSEEEIFVRKKGKSKKVLQDSESEDGEERGSSLQEETLGGDKENGEEKENVAAQRDKKSSRIRQALLDSEDSDTGDQLQTENLETGRMPALAQGELGEERPLKSGKNYRKHKHDVEEEAERKAVGKSRRRKEKEKRMEVLKQPKKEKKPGTEQVDGGKRFPFNDSGCLLDDKELFDNGLEEEDDHPPEDEESLESIRAAVKNKVKKHKNKERFLESEGYKHVFEEEDEEPVLKEPKRKERKAARLSKEAIKQLHSETQRLIRESSVSLPYHVPETKTIHDFYRRRPRPACQGSAMALLKSSKYQLPLNEESAATGNLSRDCKEGPVEGDQSAAAEPERSLGRDVDAAVNEPLAAVGKNLPEDCAEQPRQDNEGSCAVGTVATGDNTEEQQLSNLLSTDGGEQKESEIPLAAGDALEQRGQTAPDVPGETNSHQAGPGLVAQPEKVRKSKLDKLRELGIDLSIKPRICSDNESFINLDEADSNKELEALKARFLKHTLRTSKSKPERAINMNIIRKETTSDGKEELRADVVPAVLAAESLEEMAHTKPGEKLQALKAKLQEAMKLRRTEERQKRQALFKLDNEEMLEEEEEEEEEMTDESEEEEEGDHEESEFLLDEAEEDNEDTEGKHVEDGDKETDKESVDGEKLEKSEHCDSVLKHPSTESTLMLFKDSSSKMGYSLPDEKLEMEEAADKGSTKLEDDDSFSLPTLAKDNSHNSSFEFIGSMIPSYQPCNKQASRGGTFFPAAGGFRSPSPGFFKTSFISSASKSSGKTSEPSLPIEDSQDLYNASPEPKSLFPGAGESRFQFSLEDDTQSQLLDADGFLNVGQHRNKYQSSKHQLPLASMDENAMDANMDELLDLCSGQFSSQAEHVPNPSSSKKQNMEELLNLCSGKFVSQTGSPTWASSVSSKAEKDSDIEDPMAEALELCSGSFPTDREEEEEEEQEELDGFQLLTDEDAFASEEDEKDGDSATEEAETSDEEEAVLRHRQGLKKKLKLRDFMEEEAELSGSDVGSEDEYDGEDLNEYEEELIDEELPSEVELGNQIHKLHMKAMLDDDKRQLRLYQERYLPDGDLHSDGPGRTRRFRWKNIDFASQMDLFQGDSDNDEDNEQFDETEVKWRKERFEREQWLREQKEKNKEQEEEEEEIGEDSEFMKLAKKVTAKSLQKKASPAVVARDTALLPRNPFEAFRPASDSQIKNGSLLKRPKAVLQKLAAMSDLNPNAPRNSRNFVFHTLSPEKSEEAKEKSKPQVKKRGPSAVVTSLAKRPRVESTEETSQSRSIFQFLES, encoded by the exons ATTCAGAGGAAGAGATTTTTGTAcgtaagaaaggaaaaagcaagaagGTGCTCCAGGACAGTGAGAGTGAAGATGGAGAGGAGAGAGGCTCGTCCCTGCAGGAGGAGACTCTGGGTGGAGACAAGGaaaatggggaggaaaaggagaacgTTGCTGCCCAGAGGGACAAGAAATCCAGTCGGATTCGCCAGGCTCTGCTGGACAGTGAGGACAGTGACACTGGTGACCAGCTACAGACTGAAAACCTGGAAACAGGCAGGATGCCTGCCTTGGCTCAgggtgagctgggagaggagagaccCCTAAAATCTGGGAAAAATTACAGGAAACACAAACACGATGTTGAAgaggaggcagaaagaaaagctgtaggGAAAtcaagaagaaggaaggagaaggaaaaaagaatggaGGTCCTTAAACAGCcgaaaaaagaaaagaagcctGGGAcagag CAGGTGGATGGTGGTAAGAGGTTTCCCTTCAATGACAGTGGATGTCTTCTGGATGACAAAGAGCTCTTTGATAATGGCTTAGAAGAGGAGGATGATCACCCCCCCGAGGATGAGGAGTCCCTGGAATCCATACGagcagcagtgaaaaacaaagtgaaaaagcaCAAG AACAAGGAACGTTTTTTGGAGAGTGAAGGCTACAAACATGTatttgaggaggaggatgaggagccTGTACTAAAAGAACCAAAGAGGAAG GAGCGGAAGGCAGCAAGGTTAAGTAAAGAGGCCATTAAACAACTGCACAGTGAGACCCAGCGACTCATTAGAG AATCATCCGTGTCTCTCccataccatgtgcctgagacaAAAACCATCCACGACTTCTACAGGCGCAGACCTCGACCAGCCTGCCAAGGAAGTGCCATGGCCTTGCTCAA GTCCTCAAAATACCAGCTGCCCCTAAATGAGGAATCTGCAGCCACTGGGAACTTGAGCAGGGATTGCAAAGAggggccagtggaaggtgatcaatcagcagctgctgaacCAGAAAGGAGCCTTGGCAGAGATGTTGATGCTGCTGTGAATGAGCCtcttgctgctgtggggaagaaCTTGCCAGAGGACTGTGCTGAGCAGCCCAGGCAGGATAATGAGGGTTCCTGTGCAGTTGGGACTGTAGCAACTGGTGATaacacagaggagcagcagctctccaaCCTCCTGAGCACTGACGGTGGTGAGCAAAAGGAGAGTGAAATTCCTCTAGCAGCTGGAGATGCCCTGGAGCAAAGAGGCCAAACAGCACCAGATGTACCAGGTGAAACCAACAGTCACCAGGCAGGGCCTGGATTGGTGGCACAGCCTGAAAAAGTGAGGAAATCCAAGCTGGATAAACTTCGGGAGCTGGGAATAGACCTGTCCATCAAACCAAGAATCTGCTCTGACAACGAATCCTTCATAAACCTCGATGAAGCTGATTCAAACAAAG AACTAGAAGCCCTGAAAGCACGTTTCTTGAAGCACACCCTCAGAACATCAAAATCCAAACCAGAACGGGCCATAAACATGAACATCATCCGTAAGGAGACAACATCTGATGGGAAGGAGGAACTGAGAGCAGATGTGGTGCCAGCAGTGTTGGCTGCAGAGAGCCTGGAGGAAATGGCCCACACAAAGCCAG GGGAGAAGCTCCAGGCCCTGAAGGCCAAGCTGCAGGAGGCCATGAAGCTCCGCAGGACCGAGGAGCGGCAGAAGCGGCAGGCGCTGTTCAAACTGGATAACGAGGagatgctggaggaggaggaggaggaggaggaagagatgaCAGATGagtctgaggaggaggaagaaggtgaCCACGAG GAGTCAGAATTTCTGCTTGATGAAGCAGAGGAAGATAATGAAGATACAGAAGGGAAACACGTTGAAGATGGTGATAAAGAAACGGACAAAGAATCAGTTGAtggagaaaagctggagaaatcTGAGCACTGTGATTCTGTTCTAAAACATCCTTCAACAGAGTCTACATTGATGCTTTTTAAGGACAGCTCCTCAAAAATGGG GTATTCTCTTCCTGATGAGAAACTGGAAATGGAAGAAGCTGCAGACAAAGGCTCTACCAAGTTAG aggATGATGATTCATTTTCTCTGCCAACACTGGCAAAGGACAACAGCCACAACAGCAGCTTTGAGTTCATTGGCTCCATGATCCCGTCCTACCAGCCCTGTAACAAACAGGCCTCCAGGGGAGGGACCttcttccctgcagcaggagggttCAGGTCACCCTCCCCAGGCTTCTTCAAAACAAGCTTCATCAGCTCTGCTTCCAAG AGCTCAGGAAAGACATCTGAGCCCTCCCTTCCCATAGAAGATTCCCAGGACCTGTATAATGCCTCTCCTGAGCCCAAGAGTTTGTTTCCAGGGGCTGGGGAGTCTCGGTTTCAATTTTCCCTGGAAGATGACACTCAGAGCCAGCTGCTTGATGCAGATGG GTTCTTGAATGTTGGACAACACAGGAATAAATACCAGTCCTCCAAGCATCAGCTGCCCCTGGCAAGCATGGATGAGAATGCCATGGATGCCAACATGGATGAGTTGCTGGACCTGTGCTCTGGACAGTTCAGCAGCCAAGCTGAGCATGTGCCaaaccccagcagcagcaaaaagcagaacATGGAAGAACTGCTCAATCTTTGTTCAGGAAAATTCGTGTCTCAGA CAGGTTCTCCCACATGGGCTTCTTCGGTGtcttccaaagcagaaaaagacagTGACATAGAAGATCCAATGGCAGAGGCTCTGGAGCTCTGTTCAGGCTCCTTTCCCACAGACAG ggaagaggaagaggaggaggaacaagAAGAACTTGATGGTTTTCAGCTCTTAACAGATGAAGATGCCTTTGCAAGTGAAGAG GACGAAAAAGATGGAGACAGTGCTActgaagaagcagaaacaaGCGACGAAGAGGAAGCAGTGCTGAGACATAGACAGGGCTTGAAGAAGAAACT AAAACTGCGGGATTTCATggaagaggaggcagagctgtcGGGGAGTGACGTGGGAAGCGAGGATGAGTACGATGGCGAGGACCTGAACGAGTACGAGGAGGAGCTGATCGACGAGGAGCTGCCCAGTGAAGTGGAATTAGGAAACCAAATACATAAACTGCACAT gaaggcCATGCTGGATGACGACAAGCGCCAGCTCCGCCTGTACCAGGAGAGGTACCTGCCTGATGGGGACCTGCACAGCGACGGCCCGGGCAGGACCAGGAGGTTCCGCTGGAAAAACATCG ATTTTGCCTCACAGATGGACTTGTTCCAGGGAGACTCAGATAATGACGAGGACAATGAGCAGTTTGATGAGACAGAAGTGAAGTGGAGGAAGGAGCGATTCGAGCGAGAGCAGTGGCTTCGTGAGCAG aaggaaaaaaacaaagagcaggaggaggaagaggaagaaattggTGAAGACAGTGAATTCATGAAACTAGCAAAAAAAGTGACTGCCAAGTCCCTGCAGAAGAAAG ccagcccagcagtggTGGCACGGGACACTGCCCTGTTACCCAGGAACCCCTTTGAAGCATTCAGACCTGCCAGTGACAGCCAG ATAAAAAATGGGTCTCTCTTGAAGAGACCTAAAGCTGTCCTTCAGAAACTGGCAGCAATGTCAGATCTGAATCCAAATGCCCCTCGAAATTCAAGGAATTTTGTCTTTCATACACTTTCCCCAGAGAAGAGtgaagaagcaaaagagaaatcaaaaccTCAG GTGAAGAAGAGAGGCCCTTCTGCAGTGGTGACATCACTGGCCAAGCGGCCCAGGGTGGAGAGCACAGAGGAAACCAGTCAGAGCAGAAGCATCTTCCAGTTCTTGGAGAGCTGA